One window of the Candidatus Chryseobacterium colombiense genome contains the following:
- a CDS encoding RagB/SusD family nutrient uptake outer membrane protein codes for MKKIFLTLSILSLIVSCNNDFVDIKDEGRTDASNFFTTQDDAMQATSAIYSFLRSWENSGFPAQYVFGVTGDDVEKGSNPGDASFINAYDNFTFTISDDGVRGYWIGQWQAVNRANQVITNVPKIAMDENLKNRLVAEARMLRAYFYFNLVRIYGGVPIYDGLPADGNYVKARNSAAEVYNFIVSDLTAAAAVLPQTYPASDLGRVTKGGALGLLSKVYLYMKDYQKAYETSNQVISLGYSLDPDFNHLFRPAGEFGSESVFEVNCGCDPSLGSSAGSQYAEVQGVRNQFGWGFFTPTTELENAFEPGDIRKELTILREGETTPEGDLIHKGDPQAGNMWNQKVYVPKALNNSSCGYGSIQNIRILRFADILLINAEAANELGNTAVAITNINKVRTRAQLPNTTASTQAALRNAIWQERRVELAMEMDRFPDLVRTGQAATYLGPKGFKVGKNELFPIPLDAMNQSNGLFVQNPGY; via the coding sequence ATGAAAAAAATATTTTTAACACTTTCTATATTATCACTGATTGTGAGTTGTAACAATGATTTTGTAGATATTAAGGATGAAGGACGAACTGATGCATCGAATTTCTTCACAACACAGGATGATGCGATGCAGGCAACTAGTGCGATTTACAGTTTTTTAAGAAGTTGGGAAAATTCGGGTTTTCCTGCGCAGTATGTATTTGGAGTGACGGGCGACGATGTTGAAAAAGGATCTAATCCCGGAGACGCATCATTTATCAATGCTTATGACAACTTTACATTTACCATAAGTGATGACGGGGTAAGAGGATATTGGATTGGTCAATGGCAGGCAGTTAACAGGGCAAATCAGGTGATTACCAACGTTCCTAAAATTGCAATGGACGAAAATCTTAAAAACAGACTGGTAGCTGAAGCTAGAATGTTGAGAGCCTATTTCTATTTTAATTTGGTAAGAATTTATGGTGGAGTTCCAATATATGATGGATTGCCTGCAGATGGAAATTATGTAAAAGCAAGAAACTCAGCAGCGGAAGTTTATAATTTTATTGTTTCAGATCTTACTGCTGCAGCTGCAGTTTTACCTCAGACTTATCCTGCATCAGATCTTGGAAGAGTAACTAAAGGAGGTGCTTTAGGATTGCTTTCAAAGGTATATCTTTATATGAAAGACTACCAAAAAGCGTACGAGACTTCAAACCAGGTAATCAGTTTAGGGTACTCTCTTGATCCTGATTTTAATCATTTATTCCGTCCTGCTGGAGAATTTGGGTCAGAATCTGTATTTGAAGTGAACTGTGGTTGTGATCCTTCTTTAGGTTCATCTGCAGGAAGTCAGTATGCTGAAGTACAGGGAGTAAGAAATCAGTTTGGATGGGGGTTCTTTACTCCGACAACAGAGTTGGAAAATGCATTTGAACCAGGAGATATCAGAAAAGAACTGACGATTCTGAGAGAAGGAGAGACAACCCCGGAAGGAGATTTGATTCATAAAGGAGATCCTCAAGCAGGAAATATGTGGAATCAGAAAGTATACGTTCCAAAAGCTCTTAATAATAGCAGTTGTGGATATGGATCTATTCAAAATATAAGAATTTTAAGATTTGCTGATATTCTTTTAATCAATGCGGAAGCTGCAAACGAATTAGGAAACACGGCGGTTGCGATTACAAATATTAATAAAGTGAGAACAAGAGCTCAATTGCCTAATACTACAGCTTCAACTCAGGCTGCTCTAAGAAATGCAATCTGGCAAGAAAGAAGAGTAGAGTTGGCAATGGAAATGGATAGATTTCCAGATTTAGTAAGAACAGGACAAGCAGCTACTTATTTAGGACCTAAAGGGTTTAAGGTAGGAAAAAATGAACTTTTCCCAATTCCTTTAGATGCAATGAATCAAAGTAACGGACTTTTTGTTCAAAACCCTGGTTATTAA
- a CDS encoding SusC/RagA family TonB-linked outer membrane protein — protein MKQRDLKYSCLIAVLYFGMNVNAQVAPKKDSVTKEQKIEEVVLIGYGSQKKENVTGSIGTVSAKDLADKPNANPISSIQGKLAGVNITNSGTPGSSPRIDIRGVGSLTGNTVFIVDGMITTDISYLNSQDIESMSILKDPSSLAIFGAQAANGAVIIKTKTGKGKPSYSFNSYIGIKKVTNVPKMVNSDQYIELYNEKLMNDNGSSAGSISRADFPADTDWYKEILRTSIINSNDFSATGSWKKLNYYASVGYLQDEGNLAAGQGINSGSGFNRFNTKLNLSYKITDNITIGDNFSFSKMRTDIAQNPLLTAFIAPPIFSTMNPATGDYQYFNGYSIVNPRAQLDLYRSQKREERLLNNVWGELKFLKDFTFRISYSSDNYSPSQYEYTPTLTYVPVANQVPSTLVTRNYRNRNYVWDNTINWKKSFGNHNFDILGGFSRTRTSLSQDYWSSRGVKYDGTNGSLSISNGTDIFHVDGVDRSDLSVEQDQQRIESFFGRLNYDYKGKYLVNASIRRDASSQISVDRAKVFPAISAGWVISKEDFMSNQNVFNLLKLRASYGELGNPNVTRKFNSNTTIIGSGAYFGNVGYPAQTITEFINPSIGWETTTGKDVGLEMALLNNKLKIDAAYYDKDSKNVVYAVTQGTVSGASNWNSFYTNAYSFNNRGFEISANYNTKINENISFGVYGNFTTLKNKITSVYGGSYLETGASLFGNSIVRLQEGQAVGSYYGYQVAGVFQTDAEAAASGQSGAKAGWFKFADQDGNGIIDSRDKTFLGSPIPKGTYGFGVNFNVYSFDIGIDFQGVFGNKIYNYNREQRYGNETWDLDMYNSRWHGAGTSNTNSMITSNQSIILPNSFYVEDGSYIRIRNIQVGYNLPKAFANALSITKLRLYVSAQNPWTSFKYHGFSPEITNTDRVQMGIDNNIYPISAIYTFGMNLTF, from the coding sequence ATGAAACAACGTGATTTAAAGTATTCATGTCTCATTGCTGTTCTATACTTTGGTATGAATGTCAATGCGCAGGTTGCTCCTAAAAAAGATTCTGTAACTAAGGAACAGAAAATTGAGGAAGTGGTACTCATTGGTTATGGATCTCAGAAAAAAGAAAATGTTACCGGAAGTATTGGTACTGTTTCTGCAAAAGATCTTGCAGACAAGCCTAATGCTAATCCAATTAGTTCTATCCAAGGAAAATTGGCAGGGGTAAACATTACGAACTCGGGGACCCCGGGAAGTTCTCCAAGAATAGATATTAGAGGTGTCGGCTCTTTAACAGGAAATACGGTATTCATTGTAGATGGAATGATTACGACTGATATTTCTTATCTTAATTCTCAGGATATAGAATCAATGAGTATTTTGAAAGATCCTTCGTCTTTAGCTATTTTTGGAGCTCAGGCTGCTAACGGAGCTGTAATCATTAAAACTAAAACCGGAAAAGGAAAACCTTCTTACAGTTTTAATTCTTATATAGGAATAAAAAAAGTTACGAATGTACCTAAAATGGTTAATTCTGATCAGTATATAGAGTTGTATAATGAAAAGCTGATGAATGATAATGGTTCTAGTGCAGGTTCTATTTCAAGGGCAGATTTTCCGGCAGATACGGATTGGTACAAAGAGATTTTACGAACAAGCATAATAAACTCTAATGATTTCTCTGCAACAGGAAGTTGGAAAAAACTGAACTATTATGCTAGTGTAGGGTATCTTCAGGATGAAGGAAATCTTGCTGCAGGGCAGGGAATAAATTCCGGAAGTGGTTTTAATAGATTTAATACTAAATTAAATCTTAGCTATAAAATAACTGATAATATTACAATTGGAGATAATTTCAGTTTTTCCAAAATGCGTACTGATATTGCACAGAATCCTTTGTTGACAGCATTTATTGCTCCACCAATATTTTCAACAATGAATCCTGCTACAGGAGACTATCAGTATTTTAATGGATATTCTATAGTGAATCCAAGAGCACAGTTGGATCTTTACCGTTCTCAAAAAAGAGAAGAAAGATTGCTTAATAATGTTTGGGGAGAATTGAAATTTTTGAAAGATTTCACATTTAGAATCAGTTATTCAAGTGATAACTATAGCCCTAGTCAATATGAGTATACTCCAACGCTTACTTATGTTCCTGTTGCTAATCAGGTGCCTTCGACTTTAGTTACGAGAAATTACAGAAACAGAAATTACGTTTGGGATAATACAATTAACTGGAAAAAGAGTTTTGGCAATCATAATTTTGATATTCTTGGAGGTTTCTCAAGAACAAGAACTTCGCTTTCACAAGATTATTGGTCTTCAAGAGGTGTTAAGTATGATGGAACAAATGGCTCTTTAAGTATTTCAAACGGAACAGATATTTTTCATGTTGATGGTGTAGATAGATCAGATTTAAGTGTAGAGCAAGATCAGCAGAGAATTGAATCTTTCTTCGGAAGACTTAACTATGATTATAAAGGTAAGTATTTAGTTAATGCCTCTATACGTCGAGATGCGAGTTCTCAAATTAGTGTAGACAGGGCTAAAGTATTTCCTGCAATAAGTGCTGGTTGGGTAATATCTAAAGAAGATTTTATGAGTAATCAAAACGTCTTCAATTTACTAAAACTGAGAGCTAGTTATGGTGAATTAGGAAATCCTAATGTAACAAGAAAATTTAATTCAAATACAACTATTATTGGAAGTGGTGCGTATTTTGGAAATGTTGGCTATCCAGCTCAAACTATCACAGAGTTCATTAATCCTAGTATTGGTTGGGAAACAACAACTGGAAAAGATGTAGGTTTAGAGATGGCATTATTGAATAATAAGCTTAAAATTGATGCAGCTTATTATGATAAAGATTCTAAAAATGTAGTGTATGCTGTAACTCAAGGAACCGTATCTGGAGCAAGTAACTGGAATAGTTTTTATACGAATGCCTATTCTTTTAATAACAGAGGTTTTGAAATTTCCGCGAATTACAATACAAAAATTAATGAAAACATTAGTTTTGGAGTATATGGTAATTTTACGACGCTTAAAAACAAGATTACATCAGTATATGGTGGTTCATATTTGGAAACAGGAGCTAGTTTATTCGGAAATTCTATTGTAAGATTACAAGAAGGTCAGGCGGTTGGTTCTTATTATGGCTATCAGGTTGCAGGTGTTTTCCAAACAGACGCAGAAGCGGCTGCATCAGGGCAGAGTGGAGCAAAAGCAGGATGGTTTAAATTTGCTGATCAGGACGGTAACGGAATTATTGATTCTAGAGATAAAACATTCTTAGGAAGTCCAATTCCTAAGGGGACTTATGGTTTTGGTGTTAATTTTAATGTTTATTCGTTTGATATTGGTATTGACTTCCAAGGTGTATTTGGTAATAAAATTTACAACTACAATCGTGAACAACGTTATGGAAATGAAACGTGGGATTTAGATATGTATAATAGCAGATGGCATGGAGCGGGTACTTCCAATACGAATTCTATGATTACTTCTAATCAATCAATTATTTTACCTAACAGCTTCTACGTAGAGGATGGTAGTTATATCAGAATCAGAAATATTCAGGTTGGGTATAATTTACCAAAAGCTTTTGCAAATGCTCTGTCAATTACAAAGCTAAGATTATATGTAAGTGCACAGAACCCGTGGACTAGCTTTAAGTATCATGGTTTCTCACCAGAAATTACAAATACGGATAGAGTACAGATGGGAATTGATAATAATATTTATCCGATTTCTGCAATTTATACATTTGGTATGAACTTAACATTTTAA